Proteins co-encoded in one Nitratireductor kimnyeongensis genomic window:
- a CDS encoding S8 family serine peptidase, translated as MNRLFACMVAGLALSIEIAVPAYAQSPDLAQITDAEEQPRLNASERNVVFLPQMLAELFGPGEDAGTLAQPAAPGDVSSAGDGSAAGNGATAVTPATTIGSAGANARPVAPQRAISGTFVPDEVLVTFDGDEDVAAAIAAQFGLELRSARGSALLGRTIAQFAIPDGRPVAFVLAQLEGDGRLADRVPNHVFQLQQAAGVVNYAFERIALDAGAVSGENVSVAVVDTALDEAHPALVGRVASVFDALPDMEVKDREHGTSISGLIAGDGLFRGMAPGVRLLHARAFEGGVSSTNVLLAALDWAVEEGAQIVNMSFVGPENPLFLSACRNAMARGVVLVAAAGNNGPGAPFGYPAAYDGVIAVTATDVHDQVLGKANRGRYIDLSAPGVNVVAPIPGGMDVVTGTSFAAAIVSGAIANLIHAGEDAEPKLLAQLLRTTAVDLGTPGRDDDFGDGLLNARAAMQGRTAN; from the coding sequence ATGAATAGGCTTTTTGCATGCATGGTGGCCGGGCTCGCACTCTCCATTGAGATCGCGGTTCCGGCATATGCGCAGTCTCCTGACCTCGCTCAGATTACTGATGCTGAAGAGCAGCCGCGACTGAATGCCAGCGAGCGCAATGTGGTCTTTCTGCCTCAGATGCTGGCAGAGCTGTTTGGCCCTGGCGAGGACGCCGGTACGCTGGCCCAGCCTGCGGCTCCCGGTGATGTATCTTCGGCGGGGGATGGCAGCGCGGCAGGAAACGGTGCCACAGCAGTCACCCCGGCGACCACGATAGGGAGCGCGGGCGCCAATGCCAGACCCGTGGCGCCGCAGCGCGCGATCTCCGGTACGTTCGTTCCAGATGAAGTTCTTGTCACCTTCGATGGTGATGAGGATGTGGCTGCTGCCATTGCCGCGCAGTTTGGCCTGGAATTGCGCTCGGCCCGTGGTTCGGCCTTGCTGGGGCGCACAATAGCCCAGTTTGCCATTCCTGACGGGCGTCCGGTAGCCTTCGTGCTTGCGCAGCTCGAGGGTGACGGCCGGCTGGCAGATCGTGTGCCGAACCATGTGTTTCAGCTTCAGCAGGCGGCAGGCGTCGTCAATTACGCGTTCGAACGGATCGCACTCGATGCCGGTGCGGTGAGCGGCGAGAATGTAAGCGTGGCCGTGGTAGATACGGCGCTGGACGAGGCGCATCCGGCCCTTGTCGGCCGTGTGGCAAGCGTGTTTGACGCGCTCCCCGACATGGAGGTGAAAGACCGGGAGCATGGCACGTCCATTTCCGGCCTGATTGCCGGGGATGGCCTGTTTCGCGGCATGGCGCCTGGCGTGCGGCTACTTCATGCACGGGCTTTCGAGGGTGGTGTCTCCAGCACGAATGTGCTTCTGGCCGCGCTCGACTGGGCGGTAGAAGAGGGCGCGCAAATCGTGAATATGAGCTTTGTCGGGCCGGAGAACCCGCTTTTCTTGTCGGCCTGCCGCAATGCGATGGCGCGGGGTGTCGTGCTTGTTGCCGCTGCCGGGAACAATGGACCGGGCGCACCTTTCGGTTATCCTGCGGCCTATGATGGCGTGATCGCCGTAACGGCGACGGATGTGCACGACCAGGTGCTGGGCAAGGCCAATCGCGGTCGCTATATTGATCTTTCCGCGCCGGGTGTGAACGTGGTAGCGCCTATTCCCGGTGGCATGGATGTCGTCACGGGCACATCTTTTGCCGCTGCAATCGTCTCAGGTGCGATTGCCAATCTAATTCATGCCGGCGAGGACGCCGAACCAAAGTTGCTTGCGCAACTGTTGCGGACGACGGCGGTGGACTTGGGCACACCGGGACGCGATGATGATTTCGGCGATGGACTGCTGAACGCGCGGGCGGCGATGCAAGGACGCACGGCCAATTAG